The following proteins are co-located in the Hyphomicrobiales bacterium 4NK60-0047b genome:
- the ribD gene encoding bifunctional diaminohydroxyphosphoribosylaminopyrimidine deaminase/5-amino-6-(5-phosphoribosylamino)uracil reductase RibD produces the protein MQLEHDETYMRVALHMARRGLGTTSPNPAVGAVIVYDNQDGKQIIGRAVTGVDGIPHGEPQAISQAGKRAKGATLYVTLEPCNHQGRTPPCTEAIIKAGLKRVVVASTDLDERVKGTGLERLKQAGIEVVTGVCKDEADALNKGHFLRQTENRPYTIVKMAVSKNGLVASASENSPTWVTSALARKRGHLLRAEADAILVGRKTAEQDNPTLTCRLNGLEHRSPRPVIIDRNLTLPAELKIFNSNNAIRPWVITNSDHSKQKISNYQERDCELILVNSSDVTNAEQDSLDVKEITNNLAQKGITRLLVEGGPATAQNFLKANLVDQVNIFKGASSISDENFLPFGSHTLSWLEGELGFELDHSQKLGDNLMDQHLKI, from the coding sequence ATGCAGTTAGAGCACGATGAAACATATATGCGTGTTGCCTTGCATATGGCGAGAAGAGGTCTTGGCACAACCAGTCCCAACCCCGCTGTCGGCGCTGTTATTGTCTATGACAATCAAGACGGCAAGCAAATCATAGGAAGAGCTGTAACTGGTGTTGATGGTATTCCCCATGGCGAGCCTCAAGCCATAAGCCAAGCAGGCAAGAGAGCAAAAGGCGCCACGCTTTATGTCACCCTGGAGCCATGTAATCATCAAGGCCGCACCCCACCATGCACAGAAGCTATTATTAAGGCAGGTCTAAAACGCGTCGTTGTTGCATCAACTGATTTAGATGAACGTGTAAAAGGAACCGGACTAGAGCGCTTAAAACAAGCGGGTATCGAAGTTGTCACCGGTGTTTGTAAGGATGAGGCTGATGCACTGAACAAAGGACACTTTTTAAGGCAAACAGAAAACCGCCCTTACACAATTGTGAAAATGGCCGTTTCTAAAAACGGTCTGGTCGCAAGTGCTTCTGAAAATTCACCAACATGGGTCACCTCAGCCTTAGCACGCAAAAGAGGGCATTTGTTAAGAGCTGAAGCGGACGCCATTCTTGTGGGAAGAAAAACGGCAGAACAAGACAACCCGACCTTAACCTGTCGTTTGAATGGCTTGGAGCACAGATCGCCAAGACCTGTCATCATTGATAGAAATCTTACCCTCCCAGCTGAATTGAAAATCTTTAATTCAAACAATGCCATTCGGCCCTGGGTGATAACAAACAGTGATCACTCAAAACAAAAAATCTCTAACTATCAAGAGAGAGACTGTGAACTTATTCTTGTAAATTCATCTGATGTGACTAATGCGGAGCAAGACAGCCTGGATGTTAAAGAAATAACCAATAACTTAGCCCAAAAAGGCATCACTCGTTTGTTGGTAGAAGGTGGCCCAGCCACAGCGCAAAATTTCTTAAAAGCAAACTTAGTTGATCAAGTAAATATCTTTAAAGGGGCAAGCTCAATATCCGATGAAAACTTCCTTCCCTTCGGTTCTCACACCTTAAGCTGGCTAGAAGGTGAGCTCGGCTTTGAGCTAGATCACAGTCAAAAACTTGGCGATAATCTAATGGATCAGCACTTAAAAATATAA
- the nrdR gene encoding transcriptional regulator NrdR yields MRCPYCGNKETQVKDSRPAEENQSIRRRRSCSTCGGRFTTFERVQLRELSVAKRNGRTMPFDRDKLYRSIRIALRKRKVDDERVDQLISGIVRQLEASGESVITSDMIGGLVMDGLKVLDEVAYVRFASVYRNFREAADFEGVLDELSDKEDDE; encoded by the coding sequence ATGCGCTGTCCCTATTGTGGCAACAAAGAAACGCAAGTGAAAGACAGTCGCCCGGCTGAGGAAAACCAATCCATTCGCAGGCGGCGCTCCTGCTCAACTTGTGGCGGACGCTTTACAACCTTTGAACGGGTCCAGTTGCGTGAACTTTCTGTCGCGAAAAGAAACGGACGCACAATGCCGTTTGATCGCGATAAACTCTATCGCTCTATTCGCATTGCCCTGCGCAAACGTAAAGTAGATGATGAACGGGTTGATCAACTGATCTCAGGGATTGTGCGCCAGCTAGAAGCCTCAGGCGAATCTGTCATAACATCAGATATGATTGGCGGGCTTGTTATGGATGGTTTAAAAGTACTTGATGAAGTGGCCTATGTGCGCTTTGCTTCTGTTTATAGAAATTTCAGAGAAGCAGCTGATTTTGAAGGGGTTCTTGATGAGCTTTCTGATAAAGAAGATGATGAGTAA